The Tistrella mobilis genome window below encodes:
- the sufC gene encoding Fe-S cluster assembly ATPase SufC yields the protein MLIIRDLHARVDGKEILRGLNLDVRPGEVHAIMGPNGAGKSTLSHILAGRDGYEVTQGSVTYMGQDLLEMAPEERARSGVFLAFQYPVEIPGVNNTYLLKAALNARRKHEGQPELDGVQFLKLVRQKLKIVHLDESLLKRPVNAGFSGGEKKRNEIFQMAVLEPKLCILDETDSGLDIDALKAVADGVNALRDAARSFVMITHYQRLLDHIVPDFVHVLARGRIVRSGDKSLALELEQKGYGWVEDLAGAEA from the coding sequence ATGCTCATCATCCGCGACCTGCACGCCCGCGTCGACGGCAAGGAGATCCTGCGCGGCCTGAACCTGGACGTGCGCCCCGGCGAGGTCCACGCCATCATGGGGCCCAACGGCGCCGGCAAGAGCACGCTCTCCCACATCCTGGCCGGCCGCGACGGCTATGAGGTCACGCAGGGGTCGGTCACCTATATGGGGCAGGATCTGCTGGAGATGGCGCCGGAAGAGCGGGCGCGGTCGGGGGTGTTCCTGGCCTTCCAGTATCCGGTCGAGATCCCGGGTGTGAACAACACCTATCTGCTGAAGGCGGCGCTGAACGCCCGGCGCAAGCATGAAGGCCAGCCCGAGCTGGACGGGGTGCAGTTCCTGAAGCTGGTCCGCCAGAAGCTGAAGATCGTGCATCTGGACGAGAGCCTGCTGAAGCGCCCGGTCAATGCCGGTTTCTCGGGCGGCGAGAAGAAGCGCAACGAGATCTTCCAGATGGCGGTGCTGGAGCCGAAGCTCTGCATCCTGGACGAGACCGACAGCGGGCTCGACATCGACGCGCTGAAGGCGGTGGCCGACGGGGTGAATGCGCTCAGGGATGCGGCGCGGTCCTTCGTGATGATCACCCATTATCAGCGCCTGCTCGACCACATCGTGCCCGATTTCGTCCATGTGCTGGCCCGGGGCCGGATCGTGCGCTCCGGCGACAAGTCGCTGGCGCTTGAGCTGGAGCAGAAGGGCTATGGCTGGGTCGAGGATCTGGCCGGGGCGGAGGCCTGA